In Rhodothermales bacterium, one DNA window encodes the following:
- a CDS encoding malonate transporter subunit MadL, with protein sequence LKSARRLRPATDEGVLYWSAIYVPIIVAMAASQDVARAMSGGAAAIVAGVLVVAVAFALVPVVGRIGRPAPTTESGEEA encoded by the coding sequence CTGAAGTCTGCCCGGCGATTGCGGCCGGCTACTGATGAAGGCGTCTTGTACTGGAGCGCCATCTACGTCCCGATCATCGTCGCCATGGCCGCCAGCCAGGATGTCGCCCGTGCCATGAGCGGCGGAGCGGCTGCGATCGTGGCCGGCGTGCTGGTGGTGGCCGTGGCGTTTGCCCTCGTGCCTGTGGTCGGCCGGATTGGCCGCCCCGCCCCCACTACAGAATCCGGGGAAGAAGCGTGA